The following are from one region of the Marinitoga litoralis genome:
- a CDS encoding DUF190 domain-containing protein — protein MTFLRVYLGESDHCSHEPAYKKIVKLCYDKGIKGVTVLKGIMGFGEKHHVHRVDFFTLSEDLPIIIEVIDEKEKILDLIEDIKKCDFDGLVVYWDVNTIRINKEAH, from the coding sequence ATGACATTTTTAAGAGTATATTTAGGAGAAAGCGATCATTGCTCTCATGAACCAGCATATAAGAAAATAGTAAAATTATGTTATGATAAAGGAATAAAAGGAGTTACTGTTTTAAAAGGAATAATGGGATTTGGAGAAAAACATCATGTTCATAGAGTTGATTTTTTTACATTAAGCGAGGATTTGCCTATAATTATTGAAGTTATTGATGAAAAAGAGAAAATTTTAGATTTGATAGAAGATATAAAAAAATGTGATTTTGATGGGTTAGTAGTATATTGGGATGTAAATACAATAAGAATAAATAAAGAAGCCCATTAA